In Nitrospirota bacterium, a single genomic region encodes these proteins:
- a CDS encoding methyl-accepting chemotaxis protein: protein MVSRILSLGIKLKLALGCLFMAVVLAVPLIITWQTSEKVVSTYDSAVQAASTGVSAAETARLREELASARAASLAITAVVFAAAAVLFYFALMSVVINPLKRLHELSGHLEKGDFSRKAPVRSGDEIGTITQRLNETSASFDTFLSSTSRYLSDLKNRDMTNADEIKELASKDGETTRLSRFAAELGEVMGMMAGDLRVIQKSLIETSNDVATAIGQVNDLGSATQGQNAELAQSMRAVEENTRTINYIAELGAHSKENVDKIVSAIADNAIQMAALSESIQRIQHSTKQITTIITVIKDIADQTNLLALNAAIEAARAGEQGRGFAVVADEVRKLAERVGKATQDVVTLINETEDKVVTGVRVVEQIVGANSSIQEQAVQIKGAIDNLASAVEEQSASMRQLNEATTKVSRESEQLTTTAAEMTETVLRMVGSMDEASGAVNAYKI, encoded by the coding sequence TCCTGTCGCTCGGCATCAAGCTTAAGCTGGCCCTCGGCTGCCTCTTTATGGCCGTCGTCCTCGCAGTGCCTCTCATCATCACCTGGCAGACCTCTGAGAAAGTCGTCAGCACTTATGATAGTGCGGTGCAGGCAGCTTCAACCGGGGTAAGCGCAGCCGAGACCGCCAGGCTGCGGGAGGAGCTCGCTTCTGCCAGGGCCGCCTCCCTTGCGATCACCGCTGTCGTGTTCGCGGCTGCAGCAGTCCTCTTCTATTTCGCTCTCATGAGCGTGGTTATCAATCCCCTGAAGCGGCTGCACGAGCTCTCGGGGCACCTGGAAAAAGGGGACTTCTCTCGCAAGGCTCCGGTACGGTCCGGGGATGAGATAGGGACGATCACCCAGAGGCTGAACGAGACATCCGCCTCCTTCGATACGTTCTTGAGCTCGACCTCCCGCTACCTCTCCGACTTGAAGAATCGCGACATGACCAATGCCGATGAAATCAAAGAGCTCGCTTCAAAAGACGGAGAGACCACTCGGCTCTCCCGCTTTGCAGCAGAGCTCGGCGAGGTCATGGGCATGATGGCCGGCGATCTGAGGGTTATCCAGAAATCCCTCATCGAGACCTCGAACGATGTCGCAACCGCAATCGGCCAGGTCAACGACCTCGGATCGGCTACCCAGGGGCAGAACGCCGAGCTCGCGCAGTCGATGCGGGCGGTCGAGGAAAACACGAGGACCATCAATTATATTGCGGAGCTCGGCGCGCATTCGAAAGAGAATGTCGATAAGATAGTGAGCGCTATCGCAGATAACGCCATACAGATGGCGGCACTCTCCGAGTCGATCCAGCGCATTCAGCACAGCACCAAGCAGATAACCACGATCATCACGGTCATCAAAGATATAGCGGACCAGACCAACCTGCTCGCCCTTAACGCCGCCATAGAGGCAGCGCGCGCAGGCGAGCAGGGGAGGGGGTTTGCCGTAGTTGCGGACGAGGTGAGAAAGCTCGCCGAGCGGGTAGGCAAGGCGACCCAGGATGTCGTCACCCTCATCAATGAGACCGAGGACAAGGTCGTCACCGGGGTACGGGTTGTGGAGCAGATCGTGGGGGCGAACAGCAGTATCCAGGAGCAGGCGGTCCAGATCAAAGGGGCTATCGACAACCTCGCTTCGGCAGTCGAGGAACAGAGCGCATCCATGAGACAGCTGAACGAAGCGACGACGAAAGTGTCTCGGGAATCCGAGCAGCTGACGACGACGGCGGCCGAAATGACCGAGACGGTCCTCAGAATGGTCGGCTCCATGGATGAGGCGTCCGGCGCAGTCAACGCCTATAAAATCTGA
- a CDS encoding NADH:ubiquinone oxidoreductase has product MTEKPKLSMYWASSCGGCEISLVNINEKILSVDASFDFMFCPCLLDTKKKDIEALPDKSIAITLFNGAVRTEENEEMARLLRKKSRLLVAFGSCSSGGCIPGLSNLHAAEDNFKTIYLNNPSIDNPGGVVPQTEVNVKEGSLRIPAFFDKVKTLAQVVPVDYFIPGCPPEPHQIWNVVEAIVQGGPLPPAGSVIGAGMSAVCDECEREKEDKKIKKFYRTYEIVPDAKKCLLEQGLLCMGIATRSGCGGLCPRVNMPCTGCYGPPAGVMDQGAKMVAALGSIVDIGDTKGLSEDEIARRVDKIIDAIPDFAGTFYKYSLSGSILRGRIA; this is encoded by the coding sequence ATGACGGAAAAACCTAAGCTGAGCATGTACTGGGCATCATCGTGCGGAGGATGCGAGATTTCGCTGGTCAATATAAACGAAAAGATCCTCAGCGTCGACGCAAGCTTTGATTTCATGTTCTGTCCATGCCTTCTCGACACCAAGAAGAAGGACATCGAGGCACTGCCGGACAAGAGCATCGCGATCACGCTCTTCAACGGCGCGGTCAGGACAGAGGAGAATGAGGAGATGGCCCGCTTGCTGAGGAAGAAATCCCGGTTGCTGGTTGCCTTTGGCTCATGCTCTTCAGGCGGGTGCATTCCCGGCCTCAGCAATCTGCATGCTGCCGAGGACAATTTCAAAACCATATACCTCAATAACCCCTCTATTGATAATCCGGGTGGCGTGGTCCCGCAGACTGAGGTAAACGTCAAAGAGGGTTCGCTCCGCATCCCTGCGTTTTTCGATAAAGTGAAAACGCTGGCACAGGTAGTGCCGGTGGATTACTTTATTCCGGGATGTCCGCCCGAACCCCACCAGATATGGAATGTTGTCGAAGCCATTGTCCAGGGCGGCCCGCTCCCTCCGGCAGGAAGCGTGATCGGCGCCGGCATGTCGGCGGTCTGCGATGAGTGCGAAAGAGAGAAGGAAGATAAAAAGATAAAGAAGTTTTACAGGACCTATGAAATCGTTCCGGATGCAAAGAAGTGCCTCCTCGAGCAGGGCCTTCTCTGCATGGGGATCGCAACGCGCAGCGGCTGCGGCGGGCTCTGTCCCAGGGTCAACATGCCCTGCACCGGCTGCTACGGCCCCCCCGCAGGGGTGATGGACCAGGGGGCAAAAATGGTCGCCGCGCTGGGATCGATCGTCGACATCGGTGATACCAAGGGATTATCAGAGGACGAGATCGCGCGGAGAGTCGATAAAATCATCGATGCTATTCCCGATTTTGCCGGGACCTTTTACAAGTACAGCCTGTCGGGCTCGATACTCAGAGGGAGGATTGCGTGA